The following proteins are co-located in the Procambarus clarkii isolate CNS0578487 chromosome 4, FALCON_Pclarkii_2.0, whole genome shotgun sequence genome:
- the LOC138371010 gene encoding PE-PGRS family protein PE_PGRS16-like, which produces MAVDVDGWNMAVGGNRWDEAVGFDGWQEGVGGDRWEVAVGGDGWEEAMGGDGWQEPEGGDGWEEALDGDGWDEAVGGNGWEWAVGSDGWEETVGGDRWVEAVRGDGWEEAVSCDGWEDAVGGDGWEVAVGGDVVEWAVGGDGWDDTVGGDRWEEVVGGDGLGEAVGGDGGNEAVGGDMWEVAVVGDGWKEVVFGDGWEEAEGGNGWDEAVGGDGWEEVVGGDEWEETVGGDGRDEVVGGGGWDEDVGGDGWDEVVGGDGWEETVGGDRRDEAMDGDGWEEAVFGDAWVKVVRDDGWKKALGVDGWD; this is translated from the exons ATGGCTGTGGATGTTGACGGGTGGAACATGGCTGTGGGTGGTAACAGGTGGGATGAGGCTGTGGGTTTTGACGGATGgcaggagggtgtgggtggtgacaggtgggAGGTAGCTGTGGGCGGTGACGGGTGGGAGGAGGCtatgggtggtgacgggtggcagGAGCCtgaaggtggtgacgggtgggaGGAGGCTCTGGATGGTGATGGGTGGGACGAGGCTGTCGGTGGTAACGGGTGGGAGTGGGCTGTGGGCAGTGACGGGTGGGAGGAGACTGTGGGTGGCGACAGGTGGGTCGAGGCTGTACGCGGTGACGGGTGGGAAGAGGCTGTGAGTTGTGACGGGTGGGAGGATGCTGTAGGTGGTGACGGGTGGGAggtggctgtgggtggtgacgTAGTGGAGTgggctgtgggtggtgatgggtgggacgacactgtgggtggtgacaggtgggaggaggttgtgggtggtgatggtttggGCGAagctgtgggtggtgacggggGGAACGAGGCTGTTGGTGGTGACAT gtgggAAGTGGCTGTGGTTGGTGACGGGTGGAAGGAGGTTGTATTTGGTGACGGGTGGGAGGAGGCTGAGGGTGGTAACGGGTGGGacgaggctgtgggtggtgacgggtgggaaGAGGTAGTGGGCGGGGACGAGTGGGAGGAGACTGTGGGTGGTGACGGGAGGGAcgaggttgtgggtggtggcgggtgggacGAGGATGTGGGCGGTGACGGGTGGGACGAGGTTGTGGGCGGGGACGGGTGGGAGGAGACTGTGGGTGGTGACAGGAGGGACGAGGCTATGGATGGTGACGGGTGGGAGGAAGCTGTGTTTGGTGACGCGTGGGTGAAGGTTGTGCGTGATGACGGGTGGAagaaggctttgggtgttgatgggtgggactag